A part of Gemmatimonas groenlandica genomic DNA contains:
- a CDS encoding glycosyltransferase, translating to MRVLILTTAASWTPDVRLPITLGAELAARGDIVTVACLSHGALERSVEATFPRLPVRGITGQGAFARIRSARGIVAALRPDAVLVQSEPDALLAALATGRRGGVVRRWAVGEDAPDRHPAARTWRTRLAGSRTRLTSWGRDPIAVSWPGPSSPHLRGDTPAGETVPTALWIVPPAEHDERTAVALRAAARLVGRHPSLRIVLLGDLAALQSTRVHAASLGLTAFVQIAPLEALLLADDVEAAAVWITADGDEGAIATIAAMQRGIPVVVPSALSFASIVASRITGFVTSDADVPAIVAELARLMSDRHEYDAMGDAARARASRQHDWQRFVDDAAEVLSRASGSRVASAAIRASLSTA from the coding sequence GTGCGTGTTCTCATTCTCACCACGGCGGCGTCGTGGACGCCTGACGTTCGCCTGCCGATCACGCTGGGCGCGGAGCTCGCGGCCCGCGGTGACATCGTGACCGTGGCGTGCCTGAGTCACGGCGCGCTGGAGCGCTCCGTCGAAGCCACCTTCCCGCGCTTGCCGGTGCGCGGCATTACGGGTCAGGGCGCCTTTGCGCGTATTCGCAGTGCACGCGGGATCGTGGCCGCGCTGCGCCCCGATGCGGTGTTGGTGCAGAGTGAACCCGATGCCCTTTTGGCCGCGCTGGCCACCGGGCGCCGTGGTGGAGTGGTCCGACGGTGGGCCGTCGGTGAGGATGCACCCGATCGGCATCCTGCCGCGCGCACGTGGCGTACGCGATTGGCCGGCTCGCGCACGCGCCTCACGTCGTGGGGTCGCGATCCGATCGCGGTGAGTTGGCCGGGGCCGTCGTCACCGCACCTGCGTGGCGATACGCCAGCCGGTGAGACCGTTCCCACTGCGTTGTGGATCGTGCCGCCGGCCGAGCACGACGAGCGTACCGCCGTGGCACTACGGGCCGCGGCGAGGCTGGTGGGTCGGCATCCGTCGCTGCGCATCGTGCTGCTCGGCGATCTTGCGGCGTTGCAGTCCACGCGGGTGCATGCAGCCTCGCTCGGGCTCACCGCCTTCGTGCAGATTGCGCCGCTCGAGGCGCTGCTGCTGGCTGACGACGTTGAGGCCGCGGCCGTGTGGATCACCGCCGACGGCGACGAGGGCGCCATCGCTACCATCGCCGCCATGCAGCGTGGCATTCCCGTCGTCGTGCCGTCCGCGCTGTCGTTTGCGTCGATCGTTGCATCGCGTATCACCGGCTTCGTAACGTCGGATGCCGATGTCCCGGCCATCGTCGCCGAGCTGGCCCGGTTGATGTCGGACCGCCATGAGTACGACGCGATGGGCGATGCCGCGAGGGCGCGCGCATCGAGACAGCACGACTGGCAGCGGTTCGTGGACGATGCAGCCGAGGTGCTGTCTAGGGCCTCCGGTTCGCGCGTGGCGTCGGCTGCGATCCGTGCCTCACTGAGCACGGCGTGA
- a CDS encoding GNAT family N-acetyltransferase, which translates to MRSVADALRSCAMPLGCPVGFLERHRVATVQRLGDDQPVVRTFVRDEVGLVSIPCRDEIDLGLDPAEVQELIAITRLEASPGSVIELRSARLTVSEDPAAVEVLDECTIAPVPRVAGMLVFDPRRDVLDMLRHDVSPLEWNEGGGNLDSPHRVGALQGGVLVALASVDAPQGRLARVRVLVSPQHRRMGYGRAVLHALVRQVLKQGFIPVVRLAMGDLAARALASTVGFVAFARSLTLHVTRVDAVTPAET; encoded by the coding sequence ATGCGCAGCGTTGCGGACGCGCTGCGGTCCTGTGCGATGCCGCTCGGATGTCCGGTCGGCTTTCTCGAGCGTCATCGGGTCGCGACCGTCCAGCGACTCGGCGACGACCAGCCGGTCGTTCGGACGTTCGTGCGTGACGAGGTCGGCCTGGTATCCATCCCCTGCCGGGATGAGATCGACCTCGGCCTCGATCCGGCTGAAGTCCAGGAGCTGATCGCCATCACGCGCCTCGAGGCCTCGCCCGGTTCGGTGATCGAACTGAGGTCGGCGCGACTGACGGTGAGCGAGGATCCCGCTGCCGTCGAAGTGCTCGACGAGTGCACGATCGCGCCGGTGCCGAGGGTCGCGGGCATGCTGGTGTTCGATCCTCGCCGCGACGTACTCGACATGCTCCGCCACGATGTGTCGCCGTTGGAGTGGAACGAAGGCGGCGGCAACCTCGACTCGCCCCATCGCGTCGGCGCGCTTCAGGGCGGCGTGCTGGTGGCGTTGGCTTCCGTCGATGCGCCGCAAGGACGGTTGGCGCGCGTCCGCGTCCTGGTGTCGCCGCAGCACAGGCGTATGGGCTACGGCCGCGCCGTGCTTCACGCCCTCGTGCGCCAGGTGCTGAAGCAGGGCTTCATTCCCGTCGTGCGTCTCGCCATGGGTGATCTGGCCGCGCGCGCCCTCGCCAGCACCGTCGGATTCGTGGCGTTCGCGCGTTCGTTGACGCTGCACGTCACGCGGGTGGATGCGGTGACGCCGGCGGAAACGTGA
- a CDS encoding YebC/PmpR family DNA-binding transcriptional regulator — MAGHSKWKTIKRAKAATDNKRGALFTRLIREITMAAKLGGGDPGGNPRLRTAIDNAKAVSMPKDNIDRAIKKGTGELEGVDYVEVLYEAYGPGGVAIMIQAVTDNPTRTVADVRHKLSRNHGNMGSSNSVAYLFERKGQMSVSAEGVNEDTLIEAALEAGADDVVRDDTEFTITTEPGTLHATKEGLESKKYKVADAELAWVPKSTVKVEGAAADQLMKLLEALEELDDVQKVDANFEMDDDAMAEA; from the coding sequence ATGGCAGGACATAGCAAATGGAAGACGATCAAGCGCGCGAAGGCAGCCACCGACAACAAGCGCGGAGCGCTCTTCACGCGACTGATCCGCGAAATCACCATGGCCGCCAAGCTTGGCGGGGGTGATCCGGGCGGCAATCCTCGCCTGCGCACCGCCATCGACAACGCAAAAGCCGTGTCGATGCCCAAGGACAACATCGACCGCGCCATCAAGAAGGGCACGGGCGAACTGGAAGGGGTGGACTACGTCGAAGTGCTCTACGAGGCCTACGGCCCGGGCGGCGTCGCGATCATGATTCAGGCGGTGACCGACAACCCCACGCGCACCGTGGCCGATGTGCGGCACAAGCTGTCGCGCAACCATGGCAACATGGGCTCCAGCAACTCGGTGGCCTATCTGTTCGAGCGGAAGGGGCAGATGTCGGTGTCGGCCGAGGGCGTGAACGAAGACACGCTCATCGAGGCCGCGCTCGAGGCCGGCGCGGACGACGTGGTGCGCGACGATACCGAGTTTACGATCACCACCGAGCCCGGTACGCTGCACGCGACGAAGGAAGGGCTCGAGTCGAAGAAGTACAAAGTGGCCGATGCCGAACTGGCGTGGGTGCCCAAGAGCACCGTCAAGGTGGAAGGCGCGGCGGCCGACCAGCTCATGAAACTGCTCGAAGCGCTCGAAGAGCTCGACGACGTGCAGAAGGTCGACGCGAACTTCGAGATGGACGACGACGCGATGGCCGAGGCGTGA
- a CDS encoding aminotransferase class V-fold PLP-dependent enzyme, translating to MTASLDVAALRAREYAWMANDPAIFLNAASVGPMPAAAVEVANTWSRMRAQPHSLPFQWMQHAASTARAQFAALVGADADEIALMPNTTYGLNLAARALPLRPGTILTFDGEFPSCVYPFQALGSRGINLDLIPRTHGLPDEDALVAAIARPDVVAVVVSWVQFATGYVADLARIGAACRERGVFFIVDGIQGCGVRPIDLHALPIDIFSSGAQKWQLSPWGTGFVYVRRELLTAIDPIDVGWACMKSSTDYTRLTDYDYDFFDDARRFEVVTLAYHDFAVANASTRILLDLGVDAVSAHITSLGTRIVEWAQSRSDVRLVTPADPARRAGVISFASESLGAMASRLSAAHVTHTVREGAIRLSPHCYNSAAEIEQVLKILDN from the coding sequence ATGACTGCATCACTCGACGTCGCAGCGCTTCGCGCCCGTGAATACGCCTGGATGGCCAATGATCCGGCGATTTTCCTGAATGCCGCCAGCGTGGGGCCGATGCCGGCGGCGGCGGTGGAGGTGGCGAATACGTGGAGCCGCATGCGGGCGCAGCCGCACTCGCTGCCGTTCCAGTGGATGCAGCACGCCGCCTCGACGGCGCGCGCGCAGTTCGCCGCGTTGGTCGGTGCCGACGCCGACGAAATCGCCCTCATGCCCAACACGACCTACGGGCTCAATCTCGCGGCGCGCGCGTTGCCGTTGCGGCCCGGCACGATCCTCACCTTCGACGGGGAGTTTCCGAGCTGCGTGTATCCCTTTCAGGCACTAGGATCGCGCGGTATCAATCTCGATCTGATCCCGCGGACGCACGGACTCCCGGATGAAGACGCGCTGGTCGCCGCCATCGCGCGCCCAGACGTGGTGGCCGTGGTGGTCTCCTGGGTGCAGTTCGCTACCGGGTATGTCGCCGATCTCGCCCGTATCGGTGCCGCCTGCCGTGAGCGCGGCGTGTTCTTTATCGTGGACGGTATTCAGGGGTGCGGTGTGCGCCCGATCGATCTGCACGCGTTGCCGATCGACATCTTCTCCAGCGGCGCCCAAAAGTGGCAGCTCAGCCCGTGGGGAACCGGATTCGTCTACGTGCGTCGCGAGCTGCTGACGGCCATTGATCCGATCGACGTGGGATGGGCCTGCATGAAGTCGTCCACCGACTACACCCGTCTCACCGACTACGACTACGACTTCTTCGACGATGCGCGGCGCTTCGAGGTCGTTACGCTGGCGTATCACGACTTTGCGGTAGCCAACGCCTCGACCCGGATCCTGCTCGACCTCGGGGTGGACGCGGTGTCGGCGCACATCACGTCACTCGGCACGCGGATCGTCGAGTGGGCGCAGTCCCGCTCCGATGTTCGTTTGGTGACGCCGGCGGACCCTGCTCGCCGGGCCGGGGTGATCTCGTTCGCCTCCGAGTCGCTGGGCGCGATGGCCAGTCGGCTCAGCGCGGCGCACGTGACCCATACCGTCCGGGAAGGCGCGATCCGCCTGTCGCCGCACTGCTACAACAGCGCCGCGGAGATTGAGCAGGTGCTCAAAATTCTTGACAATTGA
- a CDS encoding ABC transporter permease codes for MTPAIGSEAANASGNAAWTRLRDDRRARLGFGVIALLIVAALLAPLIDGADPIQIDLRNALQKPSGAHWLGTDAQGRDVWSRLVHGARISLLVGLASQGISLSIGLVLGLVAGYRGKWTEEIIMRLADVTLAFPSLLLLIAMAAAFEPSLTVVCTVIGVVGWAGMARLVRGQVLVVRELEYVQAMRALGARDRRILLRHVLPNVIAPVVIAATLGIAGAIMAEAALSFLGLGVQPPTPSWGAMIADGRDLSQLRNAPWTSLAPGLAIGVAVLGFNLLGDALRDALDPRGARRMP; via the coding sequence ATGACGCCCGCCATCGGAAGCGAAGCGGCCAATGCGTCGGGAAATGCCGCGTGGACGCGCCTGCGCGACGATCGTCGGGCCCGTCTCGGGTTTGGCGTGATCGCACTGTTGATTGTGGCAGCGCTGCTAGCGCCGCTCATCGACGGCGCCGATCCCATACAGATCGACCTCCGCAACGCGCTGCAGAAGCCGAGTGGCGCGCACTGGCTTGGCACCGACGCGCAGGGACGCGATGTCTGGTCGCGGTTGGTGCATGGTGCCCGCATTTCGCTGCTGGTCGGACTCGCGTCACAGGGGATTTCGCTGTCGATCGGTCTCGTGCTTGGGCTTGTCGCGGGATATCGCGGTAAGTGGACGGAAGAGATCATCATGCGGCTGGCCGACGTCACGCTCGCGTTTCCGTCGTTGTTGCTGCTGATCGCAATGGCGGCGGCGTTCGAACCCTCGCTCACCGTGGTGTGCACCGTGATCGGCGTCGTGGGCTGGGCCGGTATGGCGCGATTGGTGCGCGGGCAGGTGCTGGTAGTGCGTGAACTGGAGTACGTGCAGGCCATGCGGGCACTCGGGGCACGCGACCGCCGGATCCTGCTGCGCCATGTGCTGCCGAATGTGATTGCGCCGGTCGTGATCGCGGCCACGCTTGGCATCGCCGGCGCGATCATGGCGGAAGCGGCGTTGTCGTTCCTGGGCCTCGGTGTGCAGCCGCCCACGCCGAGCTGGGGCGCGATGATCGCCGATGGCCGTGATCTCTCGCAGCTGCGCAATGCGCCGTGGACGAGTCTCGCACCGGGCCTGGCAATCGGTGTCGCGGTGCTCGGTTTCAATCTGCTCGGCGATGCCTTGCGCGACGCGCTCGATCCGCGCGGCGCCCGTCGCATGCCGTAA
- a CDS encoding response regulator, which translates to MAKTILWVDDEAELLEPHRLLLGDKGYRVETATNADDALELLRRRPYDLVLLDEQMPGTRGLDAYKDIREMLPTMPVVMVTKSEEDATLKEAIGVNIRDYLVKPVTPRQVLTVVTRILEGPLIRSQALARAFVERFRAIESERYAGLDWRGWIERFAELMQWDVDLAAAGELGLHESLRGLYPDMHREFATFMRTEYPRWLRELEGDRPPLSVDVVTEFVMPVLARDRKAIFVVIDCLRVDQWRVLEPLLAPLYDVETTHYYSILPTATPYARNALFSGLFPGEIAARFPDWWGEKDDETLNMHERDLLVAHLEELKVQAPVRYHKITTAADSDDLERHLPGAIAGEGIHAFVFNFVDMLTHGRSESMILFEVARDEIALRAITKQWFERSSLFTLLKEASRRNISVVITSDHGALHCNSPATVFAKRDATANLRYKFGEDLRAERPEQALLFTNPDDLRLPHRGPGNNTLMAAGDTFFVYPTKLREYQSRYRGSFLHGGVTPEECILPVALLTPKR; encoded by the coding sequence ATGGCAAAAACGATTCTCTGGGTGGACGACGAAGCGGAGCTTCTCGAGCCGCATCGACTCCTGCTCGGAGACAAGGGCTATCGCGTCGAGACGGCGACGAACGCGGACGACGCGCTCGAGCTGCTGCGACGTCGCCCGTACGATCTGGTGCTGCTCGACGAGCAGATGCCCGGTACCCGCGGACTCGATGCCTACAAGGACATCCGCGAGATGCTGCCGACCATGCCCGTCGTGATGGTCACCAAGAGCGAAGAGGACGCGACGCTCAAGGAAGCGATCGGCGTGAACATCCGCGATTACCTCGTGAAGCCGGTCACCCCGCGACAGGTGCTGACAGTCGTCACGCGCATCCTCGAAGGTCCGCTGATTCGCTCGCAGGCGTTGGCCCGCGCGTTCGTGGAACGGTTCCGTGCCATCGAGTCCGAGCGCTACGCGGGGCTCGACTGGCGCGGCTGGATCGAGCGCTTCGCGGAGCTCATGCAGTGGGACGTCGATCTCGCCGCGGCCGGCGAGCTGGGGCTGCACGAGTCGTTGCGCGGGCTGTATCCCGACATGCATCGCGAGTTCGCCACGTTCATGCGCACCGAGTATCCGCGCTGGCTCCGTGAGCTCGAAGGCGACCGTCCGCCACTGTCGGTAGACGTTGTCACCGAATTCGTGATGCCGGTCTTGGCGCGTGATCGCAAGGCGATCTTCGTGGTCATCGACTGCCTACGGGTCGATCAGTGGCGCGTGCTGGAGCCGCTACTGGCTCCGCTGTACGATGTGGAAACCACGCACTACTACTCGATTCTCCCGACCGCCACACCGTACGCGCGCAACGCGCTGTTCAGCGGGCTCTTCCCTGGGGAAATCGCCGCGCGCTTCCCCGACTGGTGGGGCGAGAAGGACGACGAAACGCTCAATATGCACGAGCGCGATTTGCTGGTGGCGCATCTCGAGGAGCTCAAGGTTCAGGCTCCTGTGCGCTATCACAAGATCACAACCGCCGCCGACTCCGACGACCTCGAGCGCCACCTGCCGGGCGCCATCGCCGGCGAAGGTATTCATGCGTTCGTGTTCAATTTCGTGGACATGCTCACGCACGGCCGCAGCGAATCGATGATTCTGTTCGAAGTCGCGCGTGACGAGATCGCCTTGCGTGCCATCACCAAGCAGTGGTTCGAGCGGTCGTCGCTGTTCACACTGCTGAAGGAAGCGTCGCGCCGGAATATTTCAGTGGTCATCACCAGCGATCATGGCGCGCTGCACTGTAATTCGCCGGCCACCGTGTTCGCCAAGCGCGATGCCACGGCCAACCTGCGCTACAAGTTCGGCGAGGATCTACGGGCCGAACGTCCCGAGCAGGCGTTGCTGTTCACGAATCCCGATGACCTGCGCTTGCCGCATCGTGGCCCCGGCAACAACACGCTGATGGCCGCCGGTGACACGTTCTTCGTGTATCCCACCAAGCTGCGCGAATACCAGAGCCGGTATCGTGGATCATTCCTGCACGGTGGTGTGACGCCGGAGGAGTGCATCCTGCCGGTTGCGCTGCTCACGCCCAAGCGATGA
- the ilvD gene encoding dihydroxy-acid dehydratase — protein sequence MDKSKLPSRHTTVGPERAPHRSYYYAMGLDEAQIAQPIVGVVSSWNEAAPCNISLRRQADAAKRGVKAAGGTPREFTTITVTDGIAMGHAGMKSSLVSRETIADSVELTVRGHTYDALVAIGGCDKALPGLMMAMVRLDVPSVFLYGGSIMPGRYQGRDVTVLDVFEGVGKHSAGKMTLEELTALEKVACPGAGSCGGQYTANSMAYVSEAIGLALPGSASPPAVLESRDVYAERAGEAVMRLLRDGPRPREIVTRKSLENAAAVVAATGGSTNATLHLPALAHEAGIAFDLFDVAEVFARTPLLADLKPGGKYLAKDVHEIGGVSIILKALLDGGYLHGDCITVTGRTLAENLADVVLPEGQDVVMPVSRAISMTGGLVGMRGNLAPDGAIVKVAGLHTRLFSGPARVFDSEEDAFAAVTERRYEAGDVIIIRYEGPRGGPGMREMLSTTSAIYGQDMGDKVALITDGRFSGATRGLCIGHVGPEAALGGPIGLLRDGDIIDIDANAGTMSVRLSDEELAARRAAWEPRRHNFQSGAIWRYAQTVSPARYGAVVHPGGAAETHNYMDS from the coding sequence ATGGACAAGTCGAAGCTCCCGAGTCGTCACACGACCGTAGGCCCCGAGCGCGCGCCGCATCGCTCGTACTACTACGCGATGGGCCTCGACGAAGCACAGATCGCGCAGCCGATCGTCGGTGTCGTCTCCAGCTGGAACGAGGCGGCACCGTGCAACATCTCGCTGCGCCGTCAGGCCGACGCCGCCAAGCGTGGCGTCAAGGCGGCGGGTGGTACGCCGCGTGAATTCACCACGATCACCGTGACCGACGGCATCGCGATGGGGCACGCCGGCATGAAGTCGTCACTGGTCAGTCGCGAAACGATTGCCGACTCGGTCGAGCTTACGGTGCGCGGGCACACCTACGACGCGCTGGTGGCCATCGGTGGCTGCGACAAGGCGCTGCCGGGCCTCATGATGGCGATGGTGCGTCTCGACGTGCCGTCGGTGTTCCTGTACGGCGGCTCGATCATGCCGGGGCGCTATCAGGGTCGTGATGTCACCGTACTCGATGTCTTCGAAGGCGTGGGCAAGCACTCGGCCGGCAAGATGACGCTCGAGGAGCTTACGGCACTCGAGAAAGTGGCCTGCCCCGGCGCCGGCTCCTGCGGCGGACAGTACACGGCCAACAGCATGGCGTACGTGTCGGAAGCAATCGGACTCGCGCTGCCCGGGTCGGCCAGTCCGCCGGCGGTGCTGGAGTCGCGCGATGTGTATGCCGAACGCGCCGGCGAAGCGGTGATGCGTCTACTGCGCGATGGTCCGCGCCCGCGAGAGATTGTCACGCGCAAGTCGCTCGAGAATGCGGCCGCCGTGGTGGCCGCCACGGGCGGCAGCACGAACGCCACGTTGCATCTACCAGCGCTGGCGCACGAAGCCGGGATCGCGTTCGACCTGTTCGATGTGGCCGAAGTTTTCGCGCGCACCCCGCTTCTGGCCGACCTCAAGCCGGGCGGCAAGTACCTCGCGAAGGACGTGCACGAAATCGGCGGTGTGTCGATCATCCTCAAGGCGCTGCTCGATGGCGGCTATCTGCACGGCGACTGCATCACGGTGACGGGCCGCACGTTGGCCGAGAACCTGGCCGACGTCGTGCTGCCCGAGGGGCAGGATGTTGTGATGCCCGTGTCGCGCGCGATCTCCATGACCGGCGGTCTGGTCGGCATGCGCGGCAACCTCGCGCCCGATGGTGCGATCGTGAAAGTGGCCGGACTGCACACGCGCCTGTTCAGCGGCCCGGCGCGCGTGTTCGACAGTGAAGAAGACGCGTTCGCCGCCGTAACCGAACGCCGCTACGAGGCCGGCGACGTGATCATCATTCGCTACGAAGGCCCGCGCGGCGGACCGGGCATGCGCGAGATGCTATCCACCACGTCGGCGATTTACGGACAGGATATGGGCGACAAAGTCGCGCTCATCACCGACGGTCGTTTCAGCGGCGCCACGCGCGGCCTGTGTATCGGCCACGTAGGCCCCGAGGCGGCGCTAGGTGGCCCGATCGGCCTGCTGCGCGACGGCGATATCATCGACATCGATGCGAACGCGGGCACGATGTCGGTGCGGCTCTCCGATGAGGAGCTCGCCGCGCGCCGCGCCGCGTGGGAGCCACGGCGGCACAACTTCCAGTCCGGTGCAATCTGGCGCTACGCGCAGACGGTGAGTCCGGCGCGATACGGCGCCGTGGTGCATCCCGGCGGGGCGGCGGAGACGCACAATTATATGGACAGCTGA
- a CDS encoding ABC transporter ATP-binding protein: MSAPAGLWGRLWGFVRPHRSKLVGVVSLNLLAAVFDVFSFTLLIPFLNALFEQPQLIPGNKVVSAILGTTIGFLLDPADQMGSLRNVIVLVLLAVTLKNVLVWLSGQIGAQLQEFVVRDLRDALYAHLLRLPMSWFTANKVGQVISRMLTDTTNAKAVVTELVTRSIWSTAQVVSTIAIMFAVSWKLSLASLVVVPLTVLSLQPVLRKLRKGHRRMGNEQGEITSMVQEVVSGIRLIKSYGAEVREEQRFVTRNAAFAKGYVRIGRLALMSGPVTETLGAVMAVAILWFGARLVLVEKSLDGALLVTFLIWVMRLLQPLKQLSQVPAAAQQSLASAERIFEVLDSPTETAADRGTITVPTFATSLEFEHVTFAYGDDAPALSDVSFSARKGEVVALVGASGAGKSTLIDLLPRFLEPTRGRITLDGVDLRHITLDALRSLTGIVSQDTVLFNDTVRANVAFGRTQVTQAQLDAAARAANALSFIQELPEGWDTNLGERGSRLSGGQRQRLAIARALLSDPPILILDEATSALDVESERLVQEAIDRLLEGRTVFVIAHRLATIQHADRILVLERGQLVEQGTHADLLERNGAYARLHALQFNRGSE; encoded by the coding sequence ATGAGCGCGCCTGCGGGATTGTGGGGACGGCTGTGGGGCTTCGTGCGCCCGCATCGCTCGAAGCTGGTGGGTGTGGTGTCGCTCAACCTGCTCGCCGCCGTATTCGACGTCTTCTCGTTCACGCTGCTGATTCCGTTTCTGAACGCGCTATTCGAGCAGCCGCAGCTGATTCCGGGCAACAAGGTCGTGTCGGCCATTCTTGGCACGACGATCGGCTTTTTGCTCGATCCCGCCGATCAGATGGGATCGCTGCGCAACGTGATCGTGCTGGTGTTGCTGGCCGTCACGCTCAAGAACGTGTTGGTGTGGTTGAGTGGGCAGATCGGCGCGCAGTTGCAGGAGTTCGTGGTGCGAGATTTGCGCGATGCGCTGTATGCGCATCTGCTGCGCTTGCCCATGAGCTGGTTCACCGCCAACAAGGTGGGCCAGGTGATCTCCCGCATGCTCACAGACACCACGAACGCCAAGGCCGTCGTCACTGAATTGGTGACCCGGTCGATCTGGAGTACCGCACAGGTGGTGTCCACCATCGCGATCATGTTCGCCGTGTCGTGGAAGTTGTCGCTGGCGTCGCTGGTGGTCGTGCCGCTCACGGTGCTCTCGCTGCAACCCGTGCTGCGCAAATTGCGCAAAGGCCATCGCCGCATGGGCAATGAGCAGGGCGAGATCACCAGCATGGTGCAGGAAGTGGTGAGCGGCATCCGTCTCATCAAATCCTACGGCGCCGAGGTGCGCGAAGAGCAGCGTTTCGTGACGCGTAATGCGGCGTTCGCCAAGGGCTACGTGCGCATCGGTCGACTCGCGCTGATGTCGGGCCCGGTCACGGAAACGCTCGGTGCCGTGATGGCCGTGGCGATTCTCTGGTTCGGTGCGCGGCTCGTGCTGGTCGAGAAGTCGCTCGACGGCGCGCTGCTGGTGACGTTCCTGATCTGGGTGATGCGCCTGTTGCAGCCGCTCAAGCAGCTGTCGCAGGTACCGGCGGCGGCGCAGCAGTCGCTGGCCAGCGCCGAGCGGATTTTCGAGGTGCTCGACTCGCCCACGGAGACGGCGGCAGATCGCGGCACCATCACCGTGCCGACGTTTGCGACCTCGCTCGAGTTCGAGCACGTGACGTTTGCGTATGGCGACGATGCGCCGGCGTTGTCCGATGTGTCGTTCTCGGCGCGAAAGGGTGAAGTCGTCGCCCTCGTGGGCGCGAGTGGCGCCGGTAAGAGCACACTGATCGACCTGTTGCCTCGCTTTCTCGAACCCACCAGAGGCCGTATCACGCTCGACGGTGTCGACCTGCGCCACATCACGCTCGACGCGTTGCGTTCGCTCACGGGTATCGTGAGCCAGGACACCGTGCTCTTCAACGACACCGTGCGCGCCAACGTCGCCTTTGGCCGCACGCAGGTCACGCAGGCGCAGCTCGACGCCGCGGCTCGCGCGGCCAATGCGCTGTCGTTCATTCAGGAACTGCCCGAAGGCTGGGATACCAACCTCGGCGAGCGCGGATCACGCTTGTCGGGCGGGCAGCGTCAGCGCCTGGCCATCGCGCGGGCGCTCCTGTCCGACCCGCCAATTCTCATTCTCGACGAGGCCACTTCGGCACTCGATGTGGAAAGCGAGCGGCTGGTGCAGGAGGCAATCGACCGTCTGCTCGAAGGGCGCACGGTGTTCGTGATCGCCCATCGCCTGGCCACGATCCAGCACGCCGATCGCATTCTCGTGCTCGAGCGCGGGCAGCTGGTGGAGCAGGGTACGCATGCCGATCTGCTGGAACGGAATGGCGCGTACGCGCGTCTGCATGCCTTGCAGTTCAATCGCGGTAGCGAGTGA
- a CDS encoding DnaB-like helicase C-terminal domain-containing protein translates to MTHRTDISPLTRVVARLDRASVGDVDPGLVPTRFPSIDRAIGGGMRRGDLIVVGGDDSAGCSALGLAIALRVSPRALLLTGEMQAERAYERALAMGAKVPLESMRLGVVSEEERARLATVAVTLRDRAPVIETITSGTMAAIDRAVEATPDASLVVVDPLECLLDRDSGRDEALGFAVLSLKRLALRRNVAVLLTTHLPQLDRVRHDRRPRLTDFGLGGAIGTHADLVWGLYREELYEADLGVSGAAELLLLKNRDGARGYIDLYFDQRYSRFEDVLEE, encoded by the coding sequence ATGACCCACCGCACCGATATCTCGCCGCTGACCCGCGTCGTGGCGCGCCTCGACCGGGCCAGCGTCGGTGATGTCGACCCGGGTCTCGTCCCCACCCGATTCCCGTCGATCGATCGCGCCATCGGCGGTGGGATGCGCCGCGGCGACCTGATCGTCGTCGGCGGAGACGACAGCGCCGGCTGCTCCGCTCTTGGCCTCGCCATCGCCTTGCGCGTGTCCCCTCGTGCGTTGCTGCTCACCGGTGAAATGCAGGCCGAACGCGCCTACGAGCGCGCCCTCGCGATGGGGGCGAAGGTACCGCTGGAATCGATGCGCCTTGGCGTCGTCAGCGAGGAAGAACGCGCCCGGCTCGCCACCGTCGCGGTTACGCTACGCGACCGGGCGCCGGTCATCGAAACGATCACGTCCGGCACCATGGCCGCCATCGATCGTGCGGTAGAAGCGACGCCCGACGCCTCGTTGGTGGTGGTCGATCCGCTGGAATGCCTGCTGGATCGCGATTCGGGTCGCGACGAAGCACTCGGGTTCGCGGTGCTGTCGCTCAAGCGACTCGCGCTGCGACGCAATGTGGCGGTATTGCTGACGACACACCTGCCGCAGTTGGATCGCGTGCGCCACGATCGCCGTCCCCGTCTCACGGATTTCGGATTGGGCGGAGCGATCGGGACCCACGCCGATCTGGTATGGGGGCTGTATCGCGAAGAGCTGTACGAGGCCGATCTCGGGGTGTCCGGAGCTGCGGAGTTGCTACTGCTGAAGAACCGGGATGGGGCGAGAGGATACATCGATCTGTATTTCGACCAGCGGTACAGCCGGTTCGAGGATGTACTCGAGGAGTGA